A single window of Clostridia bacterium DNA harbors:
- a CDS encoding alkaline phosphatase family protein, with protein sequence MTRPLAIFTLIALIASIVVIGMFQDGRTATARGSEISMSSEPITPAAGSSEPVPAQDVQPEIITSDTALAEYVVYINWDAFRRDYYDWANEPGQPGTPNLNYLMSRGVYYPNATNGFPSITNPMQTSIVTGSWPATHSNAYKYYNQDSNTVDSSGRTNLAETIAEAASASGLSTASVQQFMLQDRGTSDDDPRHLYIQPGGRFELRVLEAIKMLRGEPVRNTKGQLVSMTEIPRFLAIYGDDLDAAGHNGTGYGSVPSLTYDQWAKKMTAELIRMDRALGTFIEALRELGVFEKTAILLTADHGMTPYWGKSSLPGLIQVFNGLGYKCEFLPNSGRAADDTDVVMVGSGQSVQVYFRRTITEEQLNEIIAAVSAQPYVGGLLDRKGLAAAGAHPVSGQLVVWPAPPHHFSRKDISIGLAANHDTRDASSHNVFMLVSGSGVKPGLVIDAPVEIIDAAPTMSRLLGIRPPANATGRILEEALEEPALLGAETTR encoded by the coding sequence ATGACAAGGCCACTGGCCATTTTCACACTAATTGCACTGATCGCGAGTATAGTAGTTATTGGCATGTTTCAAGATGGACGCACGGCAACTGCAAGAGGGAGCGAGATCAGCATGAGCAGCGAGCCCATTACACCTGCAGCAGGCAGCAGTGAACCCGTGCCTGCCCAGGATGTGCAGCCGGAGATCATCACATCAGACACGGCGCTGGCGGAATATGTGGTCTACATAAACTGGGATGCCTTCAGGCGTGACTACTACGACTGGGCAAACGAGCCGGGCCAGCCTGGCACTCCAAACCTCAACTACCTGATGTCGAGGGGAGTGTACTATCCCAATGCCACAAACGGCTTCCCCAGCATAACAAATCCAATGCAGACCAGCATTGTAACTGGATCATGGCCCGCTACCCACAGCAATGCGTACAAGTACTACAATCAAGACAGCAACACTGTAGACAGTTCAGGACGGACCAACCTGGCTGAAACCATCGCAGAGGCCGCCTCCGCATCTGGACTGTCAACAGCCTCAGTACAGCAGTTCATGCTGCAAGACAGAGGCACTTCGGATGACGATCCTCGTCACCTGTACATCCAGCCCGGAGGCAGGTTTGAACTGAGAGTGTTGGAGGCCATCAAGATGCTCCGCGGGGAGCCTGTGCGCAACACCAAGGGCCAGCTCGTGTCGATGACTGAGATACCCAGGTTCCTGGCGATCTACGGTGACGATCTGGACGCTGCAGGCCACAACGGCACAGGATACGGGAGTGTGCCATCACTGACCTACGATCAGTGGGCCAAGAAGATGACCGCCGAGCTCATAAGGATGGACCGGGCGCTGGGCACTTTCATCGAAGCCCTTCGGGAACTCGGCGTGTTCGAGAAGACGGCGATACTCCTTACTGCCGACCATGGTATGACTCCCTACTGGGGAAAGAGCAGCCTCCCGGGACTGATTCAGGTGTTCAACGGGCTCGGTTACAAGTGCGAATTCCTGCCCAACAGCGGACGGGCTGCAGATGATACAGATGTGGTAATGGTGGGCTCCGGACAGAGCGTGCAGGTGTACTTCAGACGGACGATCACCGAAGAGCAGCTGAACGAGATCATCGCTGCAGTATCGGCCCAACCCTACGTGGGCGGCCTGCTCGACCGGAAGGGGCTCGCGGCCGCAGGCGCCCATCCAGTATCAGGGCAGCTCGTTGTGTGGCCCGCGCCCCCACATCACTTCAGCCGCAAAGATATCTCAATTGGACTGGCAGCCAACCACGATACCCGTGATGCATCATCGCATAACGTGTTCATGCTGGTGAGCGGAAGCGGCGTCAAACCCGGCCTCGTAATCGACGCGCCAGTGGAGATCATCGATGCAGCTCCGACCATGTCGCGACTGCTAGG
- a CDS encoding metallophosphoesterase: MKPRNRIVGVFTMLLVLFALLIAGGLAVTAASGLSSAGSDPAITSLYQVRQVDAQGVPLLVDTVVTVEGVALQSTGKWHNAANYFAVISPADAAAPRAGALVYLPGTVIPDVQAGEYVRITGRVSIRGYSTDYGTTVIIPSRSEDIVITTHGYECVEGLAGTPLPTDPTFAEAEPLEGQLVTIEGRLSRYDNEGISRGFWVDGSRDGDIEDGKGRMQVKFYDYSGIDISHLREGSYAIVTGVLVQGDDTAPHHDSYYVRPTMQNYILSDEARARELSPEELAAQGMSLQTGETQHLSDRGVYQLTAVRSGSARAFTPRLYPDWRPDGSGLLFVLGKEKSARTSEENAEPNLFSVGFTGLSEYKQLTFDRGMKAYPRWSPDGAAVAYAWIAEPDAEQGNWSIYTWNPDQGSSPVAITHGLFNETSPSWSPDGARLIYQSDAAGNWDLFAAASDGSGMAVQLTSSPAHDACPDWSPKGPFIAYQSDAGGSSFDIWVARIDEAGGRLLDARALTAALAGDCIAPRWSPDGKKVAFMSNQAGTWDIWTADVASGALLRVTDLETDEFNPAWSRDGRRIAFSADLGNGANVYAADVKRATRAGVSFIDRPEPEQSHASAVYASDAALAEPAQARILQPRMMRPSLVAPGSELDVVVALPNDLHGSSFEELGIEASLIFVTGVRDASVPLSIVSAVRGDDGLYYLRFAVPSSAELGLYDLQVVVASGVAQAWETHSVAVSRAGDDFVFAVLADIHLNNERSRGSASGELNTNLIRAIDELNAVAPDFVILPGDLVESRADTYERDFRMIREILAERAKFPVFGVMGNHDGQRVGMLDGFEFWQSNFGPLYYSFDVGQWHFAMVNTYDKPTNPSDNGTIRPEQLRWLENDLLSASAAGRQIAVALHHNPLDDRWVFVDDGRRELAQVLSRSGAKYVFAGHRHSDQLEISECALILTTRTAQAEDEGKVGYRLIEVVDGRVVSFRYAPPKSSQPLGMGVLDAEAPISR, translated from the coding sequence ATGAAACCGCGGAACCGAATTGTCGGGGTCTTCACCATGCTACTGGTGCTGTTTGCACTGCTGATCGCAGGCGGGCTCGCGGTCACAGCCGCGTCAGGGCTGTCTTCGGCCGGGTCTGACCCCGCCATTACGAGCCTGTATCAAGTGAGGCAGGTGGATGCGCAGGGGGTCCCTTTACTGGTCGACACGGTTGTGACAGTAGAGGGCGTTGCTCTCCAATCCACTGGCAAGTGGCACAATGCCGCCAACTACTTCGCTGTCATCAGCCCGGCGGATGCTGCTGCTCCTCGTGCCGGCGCACTTGTGTACTTGCCTGGAACGGTAATCCCAGACGTGCAGGCTGGCGAGTACGTGCGCATCACAGGCCGTGTGTCAATCCGTGGCTACAGCACTGATTACGGCACAACGGTTATCATCCCGTCCCGATCTGAGGATATCGTCATCACCACGCACGGCTATGAATGCGTGGAGGGTTTGGCCGGGACTCCGCTTCCCACAGACCCCACATTCGCAGAGGCGGAACCGCTCGAAGGCCAGCTGGTGACCATCGAGGGCAGGCTATCGCGCTACGACAACGAGGGGATATCCAGAGGGTTCTGGGTCGATGGCAGCCGCGATGGCGATATCGAAGACGGCAAAGGCCGGATGCAGGTGAAGTTCTACGACTACTCCGGCATCGACATATCCCACCTAAGAGAAGGCTCCTACGCTATCGTTACGGGCGTTCTCGTGCAGGGCGATGACACTGCTCCGCATCACGACTCCTACTATGTCCGCCCAACTATGCAGAACTACATACTGAGTGATGAGGCAAGGGCGAGGGAACTGAGTCCAGAGGAACTCGCAGCTCAAGGTATGAGCCTTCAGACCGGGGAAACGCAGCATCTATCAGACCGGGGCGTGTATCAGCTCACGGCGGTGCGATCGGGGTCGGCCCGTGCATTCACTCCGAGGCTATATCCTGACTGGCGGCCGGACGGCAGCGGGCTTCTGTTTGTACTCGGCAAGGAGAAGAGCGCGCGCACGTCTGAGGAGAACGCTGAACCCAACCTGTTCTCAGTGGGTTTCACAGGGCTTTCCGAGTACAAGCAGCTCACGTTCGACCGCGGCATGAAAGCATATCCTCGTTGGTCGCCCGACGGCGCTGCTGTTGCATACGCGTGGATCGCTGAGCCCGACGCCGAGCAGGGCAACTGGAGCATATACACGTGGAATCCTGATCAGGGTTCATCTCCTGTCGCCATTACGCATGGCCTGTTCAACGAGACCTCGCCCAGCTGGTCACCTGATGGCGCGCGGCTCATCTACCAGTCGGATGCGGCCGGCAACTGGGATCTGTTCGCAGCAGCGTCGGACGGTTCCGGCATGGCGGTTCAACTGACCTCCTCACCGGCTCATGATGCATGCCCTGACTGGTCACCGAAGGGGCCGTTCATCGCCTACCAATCAGATGCAGGCGGCAGTAGCTTCGACATATGGGTGGCGCGAATCGATGAGGCAGGAGGCCGTCTTCTTGACGCCAGAGCCCTTACGGCTGCACTTGCAGGGGATTGCATCGCCCCACGTTGGTCCCCCGATGGCAAGAAGGTCGCATTCATGTCGAACCAGGCGGGCACGTGGGACATATGGACTGCTGACGTGGCGTCAGGCGCTCTGCTCCGTGTGACCGACTTGGAAACTGACGAGTTCAACCCTGCATGGTCTCGAGATGGGCGCCGGATCGCCTTCAGCGCAGATCTCGGCAACGGCGCCAATGTATACGCAGCCGACGTGAAACGGGCCACCCGCGCAGGGGTGTCCTTCATCGACAGGCCAGAGCCGGAACAGAGTCACGCATCAGCCGTGTACGCATCTGATGCTGCGCTTGCAGAGCCGGCTCAGGCTCGAATACTACAGCCGCGGATGATGCGGCCGTCTCTAGTGGCGCCAGGTTCTGAGTTGGATGTAGTTGTGGCTCTTCCGAATGATCTGCATGGGTCGTCCTTCGAGGAATTGGGAATTGAGGCATCGCTCATCTTCGTCACAGGGGTAAGGGACGCATCTGTTCCGCTATCGATCGTGAGCGCAGTTCGGGGTGATGATGGCCTTTACTACCTTCGATTCGCAGTGCCGAGCAGCGCAGAGCTGGGCCTGTACGACCTGCAAGTGGTCGTGGCATCTGGGGTCGCTCAAGCGTGGGAGACTCACTCAGTCGCAGTCAGCAGGGCTGGCGACGATTTCGTGTTCGCGGTTCTTGCGGACATTCATCTCAACAATGAACGTTCACGGGGCAGTGCAAGTGGGGAGCTCAATACGAACTTGATCAGGGCGATAGATGAGCTGAATGCCGTGGCCCCGGATTTCGTGATCCTCCCTGGCGACCTCGTTGAGAGCCGTGCCGACACATACGAGCGGGATTTCCGCATGATACGGGAGATCCTCGCGGAACGGGCCAAATTCCCAGTGTTCGGCGTGATGGGCAACCACGATGGTCAGCGAGTGGGCATGCTTGATGGGTTCGAGTTCTGGCAGAGTAACTTTGGTCCGCTGTATTACTCCTTCGATGTAGGACAGTGGCACTTTGCCATGGTTAACACGTATGATAAGCCCACGAACCCGTCTGACAACGGCACGATTCGCCCAGAGCAACTCAGATGGCTTGAGAACGACCTGCTCAGTGCATCTGCTGCAGGCAGGCAGATCGCGGTGGCGCTCCACCATAACCCGCTCGACGACAGGTGGGTGTTCGTTGACGATGGCCGGCGCGAACTTGCGCAGGTGCTCTCGCGTAGTGGAGCGAAGTACGTATTCGCAGGGCACCGCCACTCTGATCAGTTGGAGATTAGTGAGTGCGCTCTCATACTCACAACACGAACCGCACAGGCCGAGGATGAGGGCAAGGTAGGGTACAGACTTATCGAGGTGGTCGATGGAAGGGTAGTGTCGTTCCGATACGCGCCGCCCAAGTCGTCGCAACCACTGGGAATGGGTGTTCTCGACGCCGAGGCGCCGATCAGCAGATGA
- a CDS encoding ABC transporter substrate-binding protein, translating to MKRTARRMFCIVAAALLLISLASGISIAKRKTVIIHWQHHTPARQEMVEAFAIEFMKQNPDIEIKIESIPEADYFQKLLPALAAGSGPDTFQIPAGQVLAYARTGVLQPLDTSIPEAKSIEADFMASAASRLKIDGKYYGFPVDTATVVLFYNPKLFKEAGLDPNKPPQTWDELVKYAKAMTKRDAAGVTTQMGVATGGYGPVIISLMLQNGATLWDAKSDLPDFNSKQAAEALQWSTALVADYKVEDRAMGSRWNAFRQEKLAMVFAGPAMIGSFKATAPNLDFRIAEVPAPKAGGSKSTLLTSWAYVTAKKAQSDAATKWVAYLTSESAQKQWILKTGDLPTRKALLDLADYKKDPLLAPCMESMKKATSAPWSARSLDDALIRKAYELVLLKGNSPESALSYLTTEAVKAEKEQKELAMP from the coding sequence ATGAAACGCACCGCAAGGAGGATGTTCTGCATCGTTGCAGCAGCACTCCTGCTGATATCGCTCGCAAGCGGCATCAGCATTGCCAAGAGGAAGACTGTGATCATCCACTGGCAGCATCACACCCCTGCGCGCCAGGAAATGGTCGAGGCGTTCGCGATCGAGTTCATGAAGCAGAATCCGGACATCGAGATCAAGATCGAGTCCATCCCTGAGGCCGACTACTTCCAGAAGCTCCTGCCTGCACTAGCTGCAGGATCCGGCCCAGACACTTTCCAGATTCCCGCGGGCCAAGTCCTGGCGTATGCTCGCACCGGGGTGCTCCAGCCTCTCGACACCTCTATTCCTGAAGCCAAGAGCATCGAGGCGGATTTCATGGCTTCGGCAGCGTCGAGGCTGAAGATCGATGGCAAGTACTACGGATTTCCCGTTGACACCGCGACGGTGGTGTTGTTCTATAATCCCAAGCTCTTCAAGGAAGCTGGCCTGGATCCCAACAAGCCCCCGCAGACATGGGATGAGCTGGTCAAGTATGCTAAGGCCATGACCAAGCGGGACGCCGCCGGAGTCACGACTCAGATGGGCGTCGCGACTGGCGGATACGGTCCAGTCATCATCTCGCTCATGCTGCAGAACGGCGCCACCCTCTGGGATGCCAAGAGTGATCTGCCTGATTTCAACTCGAAACAGGCGGCCGAAGCGCTGCAGTGGTCGACTGCTTTGGTGGCCGACTACAAGGTGGAAGATAGGGCGATGGGTTCCAGGTGGAACGCATTCCGCCAGGAGAAGCTCGCCATGGTGTTCGCTGGACCGGCAATGATCGGCAGCTTCAAGGCGACCGCTCCGAACCTGGATTTCCGCATTGCTGAGGTGCCTGCGCCCAAGGCAGGCGGTTCGAAGAGCACTCTTCTGACATCGTGGGCGTATGTGACGGCGAAGAAGGCGCAGAGCGATGCTGCCACCAAGTGGGTCGCCTACCTTACATCGGAGAGCGCGCAGAAGCAGTGGATCCTCAAGACAGGCGATCTGCCGACGCGAAAGGCTCTGCTGGATCTTGCCGATTACAAGAAGGATCCTCTTCTCGCTCCGTGCATGGAGTCGATGAAGAAAGCGACTAGCGCACCGTGGAGCGCTCGCTCACTTGATGACGCGCTCATCAGGAAAGCGTACGAACTCGTGCTTCTCAAGGGCAACAGCCCTGAGTCGGCGTTGAGCTATCTCACCACTGAGGCCGTCAAGGCGGAGAAGGAGCAGAAGGAACTGGCCATGCCGTAA
- a CDS encoding sugar ABC transporter permease, whose protein sequence is MSRREAGKYRLYKFQRTIAPYGFILPGTVFYLMVTIIPMFTGFWMSFRNWNIIRPTHPFVGLANYDMILHDPVFWQSLKNTLVYTVGVVPLQMGLALLVALLLNTEIRGKAFFRLLYYLPVVTPLSIAAVIWQWIYHPQVGLLNAALRTFGVPGQNWLGDPKLAMLSVIIVAVWAGLGYRMVIFLAALQGIPDTYYEAAMIDGASRFALFKYITLPLLKPTTMYVLITSMIGSFQVFGLVNVLTGGGPLDATNVLVKYIHRRAFGDLQFGKAAAMSFILFGIILIFTVLQWKFLGREVSYD, encoded by the coding sequence GTGAGCCGCCGTGAAGCCGGCAAATACCGGCTATACAAGTTTCAGAGAACGATCGCCCCATACGGGTTCATCCTTCCCGGCACCGTCTTTTATCTCATGGTCACGATTATTCCTATGTTCACTGGATTCTGGATGAGCTTTCGCAACTGGAACATCATCCGCCCCACGCATCCCTTTGTTGGCCTGGCCAACTACGATATGATCCTGCATGATCCCGTGTTCTGGCAGTCTCTCAAGAATACGCTTGTGTACACTGTCGGAGTTGTCCCTCTACAGATGGGCCTAGCTCTGCTCGTTGCACTGCTGCTCAACACCGAGATACGGGGGAAGGCGTTCTTTCGGCTTCTATATTACCTGCCAGTCGTCACTCCACTTTCGATCGCAGCTGTGATCTGGCAGTGGATCTACCACCCACAGGTGGGGCTGCTGAACGCGGCGTTGCGGACGTTCGGCGTTCCAGGCCAGAACTGGCTGGGAGATCCTAAACTTGCGATGCTTTCGGTAATCATAGTCGCCGTATGGGCCGGGCTTGGCTACCGAATGGTCATCTTTCTGGCGGCGCTCCAGGGCATACCCGATACGTACTATGAGGCTGCGATGATCGACGGGGCGAGCAGGTTTGCCCTGTTCAAGTACATCACTCTGCCGCTTCTGAAGCCTACAACGATGTATGTGTTGATCACGAGCATGATTGGCTCATTCCAAGTGTTCGGCTTGGTTAACGTGCTGACGGGCGGAGGTCCGCTCGATGCGACGAACGTGCTTGTCAAGTACATCCACAGGAGAGCCTTCGGGGATCTGCAGTTCGGGAAAGCGGCGGCGATGTCGTTCATCCTGTTCGGGATCATACTGATCTTCACCGTGCTGCAGTGGAAGTTCCTCGGAAGGGAGGTCTCGTACGATTGA
- a CDS encoding carbohydrate ABC transporter permease produces the protein MSRTGSVVGYQRSKWAKVLGQFLAYAIVIPGAIFMAMPFVWLVLSSFKTLEEIVLFPPTFWPRRPTLDNFRQVIEMIPFGRYYMNSIITAVAPTIVSVITCSMAGMGFAKYKFRGRNVIFWVILATMMVPFPATIVPLYVMVSKMGLVNTRLGLIIVGLSSASGIFMMRQFVMGIPDELLDAARIDGASELRIFNQIVVPLCKPAIATQTLFSFTGHWGAYIWPLIVINSDELRTLPLAIPYFSGQYLSYQNLISAASLMAILPVLILFLFTQRYFVKGITLTGMKS, from the coding sequence TTGAGCAGAACAGGCAGTGTCGTAGGTTACCAGCGCTCCAAGTGGGCAAAGGTTCTTGGGCAGTTTCTGGCGTACGCTATTGTGATCCCTGGCGCGATCTTCATGGCCATGCCTTTCGTATGGCTGGTGTTGTCGTCATTCAAGACCCTGGAGGAGATAGTGCTCTTTCCGCCTACCTTCTGGCCACGAAGGCCTACTCTCGACAACTTCAGGCAAGTGATTGAGATGATCCCGTTTGGGCGCTATTACATGAACAGCATCATCACAGCAGTGGCGCCTACTATCGTGAGTGTTATCACCTGTTCCATGGCAGGGATGGGCTTCGCCAAATACAAGTTTCGGGGCAGGAACGTGATCTTTTGGGTCATTCTCGCCACAATGATGGTGCCGTTCCCTGCCACGATTGTGCCGCTGTATGTGATGGTGTCCAAGATGGGCCTTGTCAACACCAGGCTCGGCCTGATCATCGTGGGCTTGTCGAGCGCGTCAGGCATCTTCATGATGAGGCAGTTCGTCATGGGCATTCCGGATGAGCTCCTCGACGCAGCCCGAATCGACGGCGCAAGCGAGCTTCGCATCTTCAACCAGATCGTCGTTCCACTATGTAAGCCGGCCATAGCCACACAGACCCTGTTCAGCTTCACTGGCCACTGGGGCGCTTACATCTGGCCGTTGATTGTGATCAACTCGGATGAACTGAGAACACTTCCACTGGCGATTCCCTACTTCTCAGGCCAGTACTTGAGCTATCAGAACCTGATATCAGCGGCTTCACTCATGGCGATACTCCCGGTTTTGATACTCTTCCTATTCACGCAGCGGTACTTCGTAAAAGGCATAACGTTGACGGGCATGAAGAGCTGA
- a CDS encoding alkaline phosphatase, whose amino-acid sequence MLRNDHAGRCLAAVAIALVLSVCAGQVACGAAAPSPVQARPGARNVILFIGDGMGENHVKAGRIASAAAGRAFAIDSMPVIAHVSTLSYGGNITDSAAAATAMATGHKTVNRSLGIDPDGVPLKTILEAVRDAGGRTGLVSTCALTSATPAGFAVHVEDRGSGREIAAALVRTAPDLMLGGGLANFMPTLFEKTKPPMDLAREHGYNIVREPGELDAAKSLPLLGLFADIDMEYEADRDPEVQLSLARMAERAIELLSNAAGDRGFFLMVEGGRIDHTGHSNDAERLPVEVLAFDRAIQVGLEFARKRGDTLVIVTADHETGRVEISADGALRFGSDGHTELNVPLYAEGPNQELFAQEVIDNTDIPVLMARAIGVSLEGPVAEAPVVISQPSAPAPATQALAVAAPTSSAAPTSSAEPASSVAPASSAEPTSTAAMAPAAVPVASEATHTPSRPVLSGAAPKRLVVMTYNIQTGTGADLVYDIDRIAEVIRSQGADIVGLNEVDSYTKKSGPVNQAKYIADKLGFDCAFGAILSHKGGQFGNAIISRYPIVSNRNHILPNPEMNEPRGAIECQVDVDGTIVNVFATHLEVRDSESRFAQATYLFKLASAAKGPTIITGDFNAVPKLSPETAVIMKGFNDTMQVYRMLVDSAELVRDGPFNRDYLKGGYTCDPYDPNRRIDYIFASYDLRVVGEAGAARVPRTLGSDHLPYVVALELPWEKCDKNTAPLVAVMSSPDSALWYADMGWQYDDDIDEILRVVGELGYACAEVTPDSMPMLPYVAGRRPTILLLSNIRRMSLQQQQAVREFVAAGGRVLATCQTSLKTPDEVMSGAFGFGLSDLFGVSLAGWLGAEPLHDAIMPVTDGSGVGAAAGATAGSTVTAAATAMEAKLWRAIDKPLALEIPEGTIVKARPGAVVLGVWSNGKGALTHQSDLNAAAVKNGRVMYVGCDLLCWDMLQSAQVRAFVANAIGLLLEVE is encoded by the coding sequence ATGCTGCGCAATGATCACGCTGGTCGATGCCTGGCGGCTGTTGCTATCGCTCTAGTTCTGTCGGTTTGTGCAGGTCAGGTTGCATGCGGCGCCGCGGCGCCTTCGCCCGTTCAAGCTCGGCCAGGTGCGCGAAACGTGATACTGTTCATTGGGGATGGCATGGGCGAGAACCACGTGAAGGCCGGTAGGATCGCGTCCGCCGCAGCAGGACGAGCCTTCGCAATCGACTCGATGCCCGTGATTGCTCACGTTTCGACACTGTCGTACGGCGGCAACATCACTGATTCCGCTGCTGCAGCCACTGCTATGGCCACGGGCCACAAGACCGTCAACAGGTCGCTCGGGATCGATCCTGACGGTGTTCCTCTGAAGACCATACTCGAGGCTGTGCGCGATGCAGGCGGACGAACAGGCCTGGTGTCGACGTGCGCCTTGACTTCCGCAACCCCGGCTGGATTCGCGGTGCATGTTGAGGACAGAGGTTCAGGGCGTGAGATCGCCGCAGCCTTAGTGAGAACGGCGCCAGATCTCATGCTCGGAGGCGGCCTTGCGAACTTCATGCCAACCCTGTTCGAAAAGACCAAGCCGCCGATGGATTTGGCCCGCGAACACGGCTACAATATCGTTCGTGAACCGGGCGAGTTGGATGCCGCCAAGAGCCTTCCCTTGTTGGGCCTGTTTGCCGATATCGACATGGAATACGAAGCCGACCGCGATCCTGAGGTTCAGCTGAGCCTGGCGAGGATGGCTGAGCGTGCAATCGAACTGCTTTCGAACGCTGCCGGCGACCGAGGTTTCTTCCTCATGGTAGAGGGAGGGCGTATCGATCACACTGGCCACTCAAACGATGCTGAGAGGCTTCCCGTGGAGGTGCTCGCGTTCGATCGGGCGATCCAGGTTGGGCTCGAGTTCGCCAGGAAACGCGGGGATACCCTCGTGATAGTCACAGCTGATCACGAGACAGGCAGAGTCGAGATATCTGCAGACGGAGCTTTACGGTTCGGTTCAGACGGTCACACTGAGCTGAATGTGCCTCTGTACGCGGAAGGGCCGAACCAGGAGCTGTTCGCGCAGGAGGTTATCGACAATACCGATATCCCGGTGCTCATGGCAAGGGCGATTGGCGTATCCCTAGAGGGGCCTGTAGCAGAGGCGCCCGTCGTTATTTCGCAGCCGTCCGCGCCTGCACCGGCGACACAGGCTCTCGCCGTTGCGGCGCCGACCTCGTCTGCTGCGCCGACTTCTTCGGCTGAGCCGGCTTCATCGGTTGCGCCGGCTTCTTCAGCTGAACCGACTTCGACTGCTGCGATGGCCCCCGCAGCTGTGCCCGTGGCTTCCGAGGCTACGCACACTCCATCACGTCCGGTGTTGAGTGGGGCAGCACCCAAGCGCCTGGTGGTCATGACCTACAACATTCAGACTGGCACAGGCGCCGACCTGGTGTATGACATTGACCGCATAGCAGAGGTTATTCGCTCCCAGGGCGCTGACATCGTAGGCCTGAATGAAGTGGATAGCTACACGAAGAAGTCGGGGCCTGTGAACCAGGCGAAGTACATTGCCGACAAGCTTGGTTTCGATTGTGCCTTCGGCGCCATACTCTCCCACAAGGGAGGCCAATTTGGAAACGCCATCATAAGCAGGTACCCGATCGTATCGAACCGGAATCACATCCTGCCCAATCCTGAGATGAACGAGCCTAGGGGCGCTATTGAGTGTCAGGTGGATGTGGACGGCACGATAGTCAACGTATTCGCAACCCACCTTGAGGTTAGAGACTCCGAATCAAGGTTTGCTCAGGCCACATACCTGTTCAAGCTTGCATCGGCCGCGAAGGGGCCGACAATCATCACAGGCGACTTCAACGCAGTGCCGAAGCTTTCCCCCGAGACGGCGGTCATCATGAAGGGGTTCAACGACACCATGCAGGTGTACAGGATGCTGGTAGATAGCGCGGAGTTGGTTCGGGATGGGCCCTTCAACCGAGATTACCTCAAGGGCGGATATACCTGCGATCCATACGATCCGAACAGGCGCATCGACTACATCTTCGCGTCCTACGACCTGCGCGTTGTGGGCGAGGCAGGAGCGGCCAGAGTTCCTCGGACGCTGGGCTCGGACCACCTGCCCTATGTGGTTGCACTCGAGCTTCCGTGGGAGAAGTGCGATAAGAACACTGCTCCCCTTGTGGCTGTGATGTCGAGCCCTGACTCTGCACTGTGGTATGCCGACATGGGCTGGCAGTATGATGATGATATCGACGAGATCCTCAGGGTCGTAGGAGAGCTCGGATATGCCTGTGCCGAGGTGACGCCGGACTCCATGCCTATGCTGCCATACGTAGCTGGCAGAAGGCCCACGATCCTACTGCTCTCCAATATAAGAAGGATGTCGCTCCAGCAGCAGCAGGCCGTGAGGGAGTTCGTTGCAGCCGGTGGAAGAGTCCTGGCCACATGCCAGACGTCGCTGAAGACTCCTGACGAAGTCATGTCCGGGGCCTTTGGCTTTGGGCTTTCGGATCTGTTCGGTGTGAGCCTTGCTGGATGGCTTGGGGCCGAGCCATTGCATGACGCCATAATGCCAGTTACGGACGGGTCCGGGGTGGGGGCGGCGGCGGGAGCGACGGCAGGGTCGACGGTGACGGCTGCTGCAACGGCGATGGAGGCGAAGCTGTGGCGCGCAATCGATAAGCCCCTGGCGCTGGAGATCCCGGAGGGGACCATCGTGAAGGCCAGGCCGGGAGCTGTTGTTTTGGGCGTCTGGTCGAACGGCAAGGGCGCGCTCACACATCAGAGCGATCTCAATGCTGCCGCCGTCAAAAACGGACGTGTGATGTACGTCGGATGTGACTTGCTTTGCTGGGATATGCTGCAGAGCGCACAGGTGAGGGCGTTCGTGGCGAATGCGATTGGCCTGTTGCTTGAGGTAGAGTAG